The following coding sequences are from one Treponema parvum window:
- a CDS encoding tripartite tricarboxylate transporter permease, with the protein MDFGLLVSSFGSVFAPLNMLYIFIGAAGGVLIGCIPGLTSTMGIALLIPFTYGLDLLPSVGMLLGIFCGAMYGGSISAILIHTPGTPAAAATVMDGYPMSKRGEPGRALSIALFSSFMGGMIGALCMTFLSPYISKMALKFGPAEFFSLAAFGLSVIISISGKSLIKGLITAFFGLLISTVGMDKTCAYLRFFKFQGLYDGIPFIPALIGLFAISEVLAGIESNLDTQKNKVKISGVLPSISDIKTILRNIVTGGFIGSFIGSIPGAGGDIAAFVSYSEAKRSSKHPEKFGTGIPEGIAASESANNGCSGGAMIPMLSLGVPGDSNTAVLMGAFIMKGFQPGPMMYVEHLDIVYAVFASLIVANLAMLVVGMCGIKGFAKIISVERKMLLPVILMLSLVGAYAINQNMFDVFFAIIMGVIGYLLQKYEFPLSPILLALILGPMSESNLRRFMQISDGQFFKIFTKPICCVFLALAVISMITSVINQRRINKKLSVEEDKNF; encoded by the coding sequence ATGGATTTTGGTCTTTTAGTTTCAAGTTTCGGTTCTGTTTTTGCCCCGCTGAATATGCTTTATATCTTTATCGGTGCGGCAGGCGGGGTTTTGATCGGTTGTATTCCCGGCCTAACGTCTACTATGGGGATTGCGCTTTTGATACCGTTTACTTACGGGCTTGATCTGTTGCCGTCCGTAGGTATGTTGCTTGGAATTTTCTGCGGCGCTATGTACGGCGGTTCTATTTCCGCAATACTTATCCACACTCCAGGAACCCCTGCCGCCGCGGCAACCGTTATGGACGGCTATCCTATGTCAAAACGCGGCGAACCGGGGCGAGCCCTATCGATAGCGCTGTTTTCTTCCTTTATGGGGGGAATGATTGGCGCCCTGTGTATGACTTTTTTGTCCCCGTATATTTCAAAAATGGCACTGAAATTCGGACCTGCCGAATTTTTTTCACTTGCAGCTTTCGGCCTTTCCGTTATAATTTCAATCTCAGGAAAATCTTTGATAAAGGGGCTCATAACGGCGTTTTTCGGTTTATTGATTTCTACTGTGGGTATGGATAAGACTTGTGCCTACCTGCGTTTTTTTAAGTTTCAGGGATTGTATGACGGAATTCCTTTTATTCCGGCTCTGATAGGTTTGTTTGCGATTTCCGAAGTTCTTGCAGGAATAGAATCCAATTTAGATACGCAAAAGAATAAAGTAAAAATTTCAGGCGTGCTTCCCAGTATTTCGGATATTAAAACAATACTGCGTAATATTGTAACCGGCGGATTTATAGGAAGCTTTATAGGCTCCATTCCCGGAGCTGGAGGCGATATTGCAGCGTTTGTTTCTTACAGTGAAGCAAAACGTTCAAGTAAGCATCCGGAAAAATTCGGAACAGGCATTCCCGAAGGTATCGCCGCATCGGAATCCGCTAATAACGGGTGTTCAGGCGGCGCTATGATTCCCATGCTCAGTTTAGGTGTTCCCGGCGATTCAAATACGGCAGTCCTCATGGGAGCCTTCATTATGAAGGGATTTCAACCCGGTCCTATGATGTATGTGGAACACCTTGATATTGTATATGCCGTGTTTGCTTCTTTAATCGTTGCCAATTTGGCCATGCTTGTAGTGGGGATGTGCGGTATAAAAGGTTTTGCAAAAATTATTTCCGTAGAGCGCAAAATGCTTTTACCTGTCATTTTGATGCTTTCCTTAGTCGGCGCCTATGCGATAAACCAGAACATGTTCGACGTGTTTTTTGCGATTATCATGGGCGTAATAGGATATTTGCTGCAAAAATATGAATTTCCTCTGTCGCCGATTCTCCTTGCTTTGATTTTAGGGCCGATGAGCGAGAGCAATCTTCGCAGGTTTATGCAAATTTCTGACGGTCAATTCTTTAAAATCTTTACAAAACCAATTTGCTGCGTGTTTTTAGCGCTCGCCGTTATTTCTATGATAACATCGGTTATCAATCAAAGACGAATAAACAAAAAGCTCTCGGTGGAAGAAGACAAAAATTTTTAG
- a CDS encoding tripartite tricarboxylate transporter substrate binding protein yields the protein MKKLIGVVLAFALAFCAFAGGDKDSAGKAKYPVKGITVICPWGAGGGTDAVLRGICAAAEKQLGVTLTVENKTGGSGAIGHAAIKNAKPDGYTVGMITFELNSLPQQGLIDFTYADYDPIIRVNADAATLTVKADAPYNTVKEFVEYCKNNPGKVSIGNSAPGSVWHIGAGLLADKTGINVKHIPFEGAAGAVTALAGGHIEAVSVSLAEVKSQLDAGNLKVLGIMDEKRPVSYPNIKTFKEQGFDITYYTWRGLALPKGVDPAIKQILVDAFTKAEQDPDFVKMAGNMNLNLAYMNSADFGAFLKTNYEAVTATMKSLGLID from the coding sequence ATGAAAAAACTAATCGGTGTTGTTCTTGCTTTCGCTCTGGCTTTTTGCGCTTTTGCAGGCGGTGATAAGGATTCGGCAGGCAAAGCAAAGTATCCTGTAAAAGGTATAACGGTTATCTGCCCGTGGGGCGCAGGCGGAGGAACGGATGCGGTTCTTCGCGGTATTTGTGCTGCTGCGGAAAAGCAGCTTGGGGTTACGCTTACTGTTGAAAATAAAACCGGCGGCAGCGGTGCTATTGGGCATGCGGCAATAAAAAATGCCAAACCCGACGGATATACGGTCGGTATGATCACGTTTGAACTAAACTCCTTGCCGCAGCAGGGGCTTATAGATTTTACCTATGCGGATTACGATCCGATTATACGTGTAAATGCGGATGCGGCTACACTGACAGTGAAAGCGGACGCTCCGTACAATACGGTAAAAGAGTTTGTAGAGTATTGTAAAAATAATCCCGGAAAAGTTTCTATCGGCAATTCCGCACCCGGTTCGGTGTGGCACATAGGAGCGGGGCTTTTGGCGGATAAAACGGGCATCAATGTAAAACATATTCCTTTTGAAGGAGCTGCAGGTGCCGTAACCGCTCTTGCAGGCGGACACATCGAAGCGGTTTCAGTTTCTTTGGCTGAAGTAAAATCACAGCTTGATGCCGGAAACTTAAAAGTTCTTGGAATTATGGATGAAAAACGTCCTGTTTCTTATCCCAATATCAAAACATTTAAAGAACAGGGATTTGATATTACTTATTACACTTGGCGAGGCCTTGCGCTTCCGAAGGGAGTTGATCCTGCAATAAAACAGATTCTTGTCGATGCATTTACGAAGGCGGAACAGGATCCTGATTTTGTAAAAATGGCCGGTAATATGAATTTGAATCTTGCATATATGAATTCCGCCGATTTTGGAGCTTTTTTGAAAACAAATTATGAAGCGGTAACCGCTACAATGAAATCATTAGGTCTTATTGACTGA
- a CDS encoding valine--tRNA ligase, with protein sequence MNAIELEKAYNPKDFENRIYKEWETKGYFKPLSDPDSPIHDRYDESKRSVYSVVIPPPNVTGVLHVGHGLNNVLQDIVVRYHRMKGDDTLWLTGTDHAGIATQNVVERALKKEGISRKDIGREKFLERTWAVKDDHHAAIVTQQRRLGNSTDWARERFTMDDGLSKAVRDVFVTLYERGLIYKGQYLVNWCPRCGTALADDEVEHTDTAGAMYHIWYEYADGPAPDGSSRIEIATTRPETLLGDTAVAVNPSDERYSRIIGKKLKLPLTDRVIPVIADAYVDKDFGTGMVKITPAHDPNDWQVGKRNGLDVINILNSDGTLNENCPQKYRGMTCQKARALIIEDLKDLGLFKGEEKITHSVGHCYRCSTVVEPYLSEQWFVKMQPLAKQALKAWENGQIVFFPRKWENTYRRWLENIRDWCISRQLWWGHRIPVWYCNKCSKMTVSREAPEKCFECGADASELVQDPDVLDTWFSSWLWPFSTLGWPEKTQDLKRFYPTTALVTAYDIIFFWVSRMIMAGLEFTGNVPFRDIYIHGLVRDKQGRKMSKSLGNGIDPIEIIDTFGSDALKFTLSFMCAQGQDVLVDKDSFKLGSRFANKIWNAGRYILGNLEGRTLVPVKDEDLTELDIWIFSCLDKAARIERNSLDGYRYNDAANAVFEYFWNEFCDWYVEATKLSFKNGDDKEKNRAVSVLLNVLEENLRLLHPFLPFVTEEIYSKLPLSEITENRKKAGNNFVLSNSFYKGMLIAAPFPEENDRRVNEKVSKRFSVLQELIRSVRALRAECSLDPAAKLHLALLITKGSDAEVCKEKTDMIELLAGIEKIDFVNEKPSMSVGTVGQGFEAFIIVDGSINKDQLIARFKKSIETESGYVRNYEAKLSGKFAEHAPAELVAMEREKLEESRRRIEKLNSYIAGL encoded by the coding sequence ATGAATGCCATTGAGCTGGAAAAAGCTTACAATCCTAAAGATTTTGAAAATAGAATTTACAAGGAATGGGAGACAAAAGGATATTTTAAACCTCTTTCCGATCCCGATTCTCCGATTCACGATCGGTATGACGAATCGAAAAGATCCGTGTATTCGGTAGTTATTCCTCCGCCGAACGTCACCGGCGTTCTTCACGTGGGACACGGGCTTAACAATGTTTTGCAGGATATAGTAGTCCGTTATCATCGCATGAAAGGCGACGACACGCTCTGGCTTACGGGAACCGATCACGCAGGGATCGCAACCCAAAATGTGGTTGAAAGAGCTCTAAAAAAAGAAGGAATATCCAGAAAGGATATCGGGCGAGAAAAATTTCTTGAGCGCACTTGGGCGGTAAAAGACGATCACCATGCGGCTATTGTGACGCAGCAGAGGAGACTCGGAAATTCTACGGACTGGGCGCGAGAGCGTTTTACGATGGACGACGGACTTTCAAAAGCCGTCCGCGACGTTTTTGTAACGCTGTATGAGCGCGGATTGATATATAAAGGACAGTACCTAGTAAATTGGTGCCCCCGCTGCGGAACCGCGCTTGCCGACGACGAAGTCGAGCATACGGATACAGCGGGTGCGATGTATCACATATGGTATGAATATGCGGACGGGCCCGCCCCTGACGGTTCAAGCCGCATTGAAATCGCTACGACAAGGCCCGAAACTCTTTTAGGCGATACTGCCGTAGCCGTAAATCCTTCGGACGAGCGCTATAGCCGCATAATAGGCAAAAAGCTAAAGCTTCCGCTTACGGACCGCGTTATTCCTGTCATAGCCGATGCATATGTAGATAAGGATTTCGGAACGGGGATGGTAAAAATTACGCCGGCTCATGATCCGAACGACTGGCAGGTCGGCAAAAGAAACGGCCTTGACGTTATAAATATTCTTAATTCCGACGGAACTTTAAATGAAAATTGTCCTCAAAAATACAGGGGAATGACATGCCAAAAGGCGAGAGCGCTCATAATTGAGGATCTTAAGGATCTCGGACTTTTTAAAGGCGAAGAGAAGATAACTCATTCCGTCGGGCATTGTTACCGCTGTTCTACGGTTGTAGAACCTTATTTAAGCGAGCAGTGGTTTGTAAAAATGCAGCCGCTTGCAAAACAGGCTTTAAAAGCATGGGAAAACGGGCAGATCGTATTCTTTCCTCGCAAATGGGAAAATACTTACCGCCGATGGCTTGAAAATATACGCGACTGGTGCATAAGCAGACAACTTTGGTGGGGGCACCGGATACCGGTATGGTATTGTAACAAGTGCTCAAAGATGACCGTTTCGCGCGAAGCGCCTGAAAAATGCTTTGAATGCGGAGCCGACGCTTCCGAACTCGTTCAGGATCCGGACGTGCTTGACACTTGGTTTTCTTCATGGCTTTGGCCGTTCAGCACTTTGGGATGGCCCGAAAAAACGCAGGATCTTAAAAGATTTTATCCTACGACGGCTCTTGTTACGGCTTATGACATTATTTTCTTTTGGGTAAGCCGCATGATTATGGCCGGTTTGGAATTTACCGGCAATGTTCCGTTCCGCGACATTTATATCCACGGGCTTGTGCGCGACAAACAGGGACGTAAGATGAGTAAGTCTTTGGGTAACGGAATCGATCCTATCGAAATAATCGATACTTTCGGTTCGGATGCGCTTAAATTTACGCTGAGTTTTATGTGCGCACAGGGGCAAGACGTTCTTGTGGACAAGGATTCTTTTAAACTCGGAAGCCGTTTTGCAAATAAGATATGGAACGCCGGGCGCTATATACTCGGGAATCTGGAAGGAAGAACCCTTGTTCCCGTAAAGGACGAGGATCTTACGGAATTGGACATATGGATATTTTCATGCCTTGATAAGGCCGCCCGTATTGAGCGAAACTCACTGGACGGTTATCGCTACAACGACGCCGCAAATGCCGTTTTTGAATATTTTTGGAACGAATTTTGCGATTGGTATGTGGAAGCTACCAAACTTTCATTTAAAAACGGCGACGATAAAGAAAAAAACAGGGCGGTTTCCGTATTGTTAAATGTTTTGGAAGAAAATCTTCGTCTCTTACACCCTTTTCTTCCTTTCGTTACGGAAGAAATTTATTCAAAACTGCCGCTTTCCGAAATTACGGAAAACCGCAAAAAGGCCGGGAATAATTTTGTCCTTTCAAATTCCTTTTATAAAGGAATGCTTATAGCCGCTCCGTTTCCTGAAGAAAACGACCGCCGCGTAAACGAAAAAGTTTCAAAGAGGTTTTCGGTTCTACAGGAATTGATCCGGTCGGTGAGGGCTCTCAGAGCGGAATGTTCCCTTGATCCTGCGGCTAAACTTCATTTGGCCTTGCTTATAACCAAGGGAAGCGATGCGGAAGTGTGTAAGGAAAAGACGGACATGATAGAGCTTCTTGCCGGAATTGAAAAGATTGACTTTGTAAACGAAAAACCTTCCATGTCGGTGGGAACGGTAGGGCAGGGCTTTGAAGCTTTTATAATCGTCGACGGTTCCATAAACAAGGATCAGCTTATCGCCAGATTTAAAAAATCGATAGAAACCGAAAGCGGGTACGTAAGAAACTATGAAGCGAAGCTCAGCGGAAAATTTGCCGAACATGCGCCGGCGGAACTTGTCGCCATGGAGCGTGAAAAACTTGAAGAAAGCCGCCGGCGCATAGAAAAGCTTAATTCGTACATTGCCGGCCTTTAA
- a CDS encoding heavy-metal-associated domain-containing protein, whose translation MINIIIVALLAVIIFVAVKVSAKHLRGEGSCCTGGGSSVIREHKKLDDPVIAKKTVKIGGMSCENCAARVEHAVNKIEGAACEVNLNANTAEISLSRKIPDEELKAAIEKAGYEVKSFEGSN comes from the coding sequence ATGATAAATATTATTATTGTTGCGCTTCTTGCCGTCATTATTTTTGTAGCCGTTAAAGTGAGCGCGAAACATCTTCGCGGAGAAGGTTCTTGTTGCACGGGCGGCGGTTCTTCCGTAATCCGTGAGCACAAAAAACTTGATGATCCCGTTATCGCTAAAAAGACAGTGAAAATAGGCGGCATGAGCTGTGAAAATTGTGCGGCACGCGTAGAACACGCAGTGAATAAGATTGAAGGCGCCGCTTGCGAAGTAAATTTAAATGCAAATACCGCGGAAATATCTCTCAGCCGCAAAATTCCCGACGAAGAATTAAAGGCTGCGATTGAAAAAGCAGGCTATGAAGTAAAGTCTTTTGAAGGTTCAAATTGA
- the fumC gene encoding class II fumarate hydratase, whose product MEKYRIEHDSMGQIEVPRDKYWAAQTERSRRNFKIGEGIELMPKEIICAFGYLKKAAALANGILVPKKMTEKKLRAVSAACDEVISGRLDEHFPLVVWQTGSGTQSNMNANEVIANRGNEIIGENLLHPNDDVNMSQSSNDTFPTAMHIAAVCRIEDKLFPSLKKLIETLKKLEKENEGIVKSGRTHLQDAVPISFSQEISGWRSSLERDMQIISSSLPVLKELALGGTAVGTGLNAPKGFDVQVAQIISKLTKKDFSTAANKYHALTSKDEIVFAHGALKALACDLMKIANDIRWLSSGPRCGLGEIKIPENEPGSSIMPGKVNPTQCEAVTMVAVQVMGNDCAVGIGASQGNFELNVFMPVIAYNFLQSVRLLSDVISSFNDNCVSGIKADKEKMRFNLHNSLMLVTALNPYIGYENSAKTAKKAYEENISLKEACVALGFLTPEKFDEAFKPERMALES is encoded by the coding sequence ATGGAAAAATACAGGATCGAACATGATTCCATGGGACAAATAGAAGTTCCAAGGGACAAGTATTGGGCGGCTCAGACGGAGCGAAGTCGAAGAAATTTTAAGATCGGAGAAGGAATCGAGCTAATGCCCAAAGAAATAATATGCGCTTTCGGGTATCTTAAAAAAGCTGCGGCTCTTGCCAACGGTATTCTCGTCCCGAAAAAAATGACCGAAAAAAAACTTAGGGCCGTAAGCGCAGCCTGCGACGAGGTGATTTCAGGCCGCCTCGACGAACATTTTCCGCTGGTGGTATGGCAAACGGGAAGCGGAACGCAGTCAAATATGAACGCAAACGAAGTGATAGCGAACCGCGGCAATGAAATCATAGGTGAAAATTTACTTCACCCTAACGACGACGTAAACATGAGCCAGTCAAGCAACGATACTTTTCCCACAGCGATGCATATCGCAGCCGTATGCCGGATAGAAGACAAATTATTCCCTTCGCTAAAAAAACTTATCGAAACGCTCAAAAAACTTGAAAAAGAAAATGAAGGAATTGTAAAAAGCGGCCGAACTCACCTTCAAGATGCCGTTCCCATTTCCTTCAGTCAGGAAATAAGCGGCTGGAGATCCAGCCTTGAACGTGACATGCAGATTATATCTTCTTCTCTTCCGGTTTTAAAAGAACTTGCGCTCGGAGGGACGGCCGTAGGTACCGGCTTAAATGCGCCTAAAGGATTCGATGTACAGGTCGCCCAAATAATTTCAAAATTGACGAAGAAGGATTTTTCCACCGCAGCCAATAAATACCACGCTCTTACCAGCAAAGATGAAATAGTTTTTGCACACGGAGCTTTAAAAGCCTTGGCATGCGATCTTATGAAAATCGCAAACGATATAAGATGGCTTTCTTCAGGCCCGAGGTGCGGGCTCGGGGAAATCAAAATTCCTGAAAATGAACCCGGATCCTCCATAATGCCGGGCAAGGTAAATCCTACGCAGTGCGAGGCCGTAACAATGGTTGCAGTACAAGTTATGGGGAACGACTGTGCCGTCGGGATAGGCGCAAGTCAAGGTAATTTTGAATTGAATGTCTTTATGCCCGTGATAGCGTATAATTTTTTACAGTCCGTACGGCTTCTTTCGGATGTCATAAGTTCATTTAATGACAACTGTGTTTCAGGTATTAAGGCCGACAAAGAAAAAATGCGCTTTAATCTGCATAATTCCCTAATGCTCGTAACGGCGCTAAATCCGTACATCGGCTATGAGAATTCGGCAAAGACTGCAAAAAAAGCATACGAAGAAAATATTTCTTTAAAAGAAGCCTGCGTCGCTTTGGGATTTTTAACGCCTGAAAAATTCGACGAAGCGTTCAAACCCGAACGGATGGCTTTGGAAAGCTGA
- a CDS encoding solute carrier family 23 protein, with the protein MATHEILGPSDRPPLIRWIPLSFQHVFAMFGATILVPLLTGLSSSTALFTAGTGTLLYILITKAKVPAFLGSSFAFIPALIAIGDQYGVPYAMGGAICAGLFYCVIAFIIKFTGKNWLDKALPPVVIGSVIIVIGLNLAPTAIKEAMYVGSSGAPNDYSLVYLSIAMVTLAVAVIATIFLKGFFNTISILIGLIGGYVFTFIMGQIFPAYHLINFDMVLDARWFALPFLQLNSAGSYVWVAPRFALVPIVTFVIVSLATICEHLGDTLVTSKVVGIDFYKNPGLHRTLIGDGLATAWAAVWGGPPNTTYGENIGVMAITKVYSVWVIGGAAVIAVILSFCQKFGAFIQTIPGPVLGGISMLLYGLIASSGLRTIVESGVDYKDKRNLTISSVIMVIGIGGGILQFHVGKEFVFSLGGVALATVIGIFLNLLIPRSRVE; encoded by the coding sequence ATGGCAACACATGAGATTTTAGGTCCTTCCGACCGTCCTCCTCTAATCCGCTGGATTCCGTTGAGTTTTCAGCACGTATTTGCAATGTTCGGAGCGACCATACTCGTTCCCCTTTTGACAGGCTTGAGTTCTTCGACGGCATTGTTTACCGCGGGAACCGGAACGCTGCTTTATATTTTAATCACTAAAGCGAAAGTTCCGGCTTTTTTGGGATCTTCGTTTGCATTTATACCGGCGCTGATTGCGATCGGCGATCAGTACGGGGTTCCTTACGCTATGGGCGGCGCGATATGCGCCGGTCTTTTTTATTGCGTGATCGCTTTTATAATAAAATTTACCGGAAAAAACTGGCTCGATAAGGCTTTGCCGCCCGTCGTCATCGGTTCGGTCATAATAGTTATAGGGCTGAATCTCGCTCCAACGGCGATAAAGGAGGCCATGTACGTGGGATCGTCCGGAGCTCCCAACGATTATTCCCTTGTGTACCTAAGCATAGCTATGGTTACCCTTGCGGTTGCCGTCATCGCTACGATCTTTCTTAAGGGATTTTTCAATACCATTTCAATACTTATCGGTCTCATAGGCGGATATGTATTTACATTCATAATGGGACAGATTTTCCCCGCTTACCATCTCATAAATTTTGATATGGTGTTGGATGCAAGGTGGTTTGCTTTGCCGTTTTTGCAGCTTAACAGCGCGGGTTCATATGTTTGGGTTGCTCCGCGGTTCGCCCTTGTTCCGATCGTAACCTTTGTGATCGTTTCTCTTGCGACTATTTGTGAGCATTTAGGTGATACCCTTGTGACGTCAAAGGTGGTAGGCATTGATTTTTACAAAAACCCGGGACTTCACCGTACGCTTATCGGGGACGGCCTTGCGACGGCATGGGCTGCAGTTTGGGGAGGGCCGCCGAATACGACTTACGGCGAAAATATAGGCGTTATGGCGATCACTAAGGTATACAGCGTTTGGGTCATAGGCGGAGCCGCCGTCATCGCGGTTATCCTTTCGTTTTGCCAAAAATTCGGCGCTTTTATTCAGACGATTCCCGGCCCGGTTCTCGGCGGAATTTCAATGCTTTTGTACGGTCTTATCGCTTCCAGTGGGCTTCGCACCATCGTTGAAAGCGGCGTCGACTATAAAGATAAAAGAAATCTCACGATTTCCTCCGTTATTATGGTGATCGGTATCGGCGGCGGAATTTTGCAATTCCATGTTGGAAAAGAATTCGTGTTCAGTTTGGGAGGAGTCGCTCTTGCAACTGTAATAGGAATATTTCTTAACCTTCTTATTCCGCGGTCGAGGGTTGAATGA
- a CDS encoding tripartite tricarboxylate transporter TctB family protein — protein MRIANIIAAVIGMFLSATAFIITLSFKHFKNVPIGPEFFPRWLSTGLFICCAVLLIQNIVDKNNKTPAMTLSLKDKGMRRMLIGLAIIVIAAALWYVTGFIITTPFVLFAFMVLLGKREWKTMVVFSIVSTAVIFLAFRFLLGIDMPMGLLE, from the coding sequence GTGCGGATAGCTAATATCATTGCCGCCGTTATAGGAATGTTTTTATCGGCGACCGCTTTTATTATTACCCTTTCATTTAAACATTTTAAAAACGTTCCTATCGGACCTGAATTTTTCCCGCGCTGGCTTTCTACAGGGCTTTTTATCTGCTGTGCGGTTCTTTTGATACAAAATATTGTCGATAAAAATAATAAAACTCCTGCAATGACCTTAAGCCTAAAAGACAAAGGCATGCGGCGTATGTTAATCGGTCTTGCGATAATTGTTATTGCGGCCGCTTTATGGTATGTTACGGGCTTTATAATTACAACGCCCTTTGTTTTGTTTGCGTTTATGGTTCTTTTGGGAAAACGTGAATGGAAGACGATGGTTGTTTTTTCGATAGTTTCTACCGCCGTTATTTTCCTTGCTTTTAGATTCCTTTTAGGAATAGATATGCCGATGGGGCTGCTGGAATAG